The DNA sequence CGTGCCGGAGGGCGACGAGGCCGTCGGCCCCGGCGAGCAGGCCCTCCAGGTGTCCCTCACCGCCCTGCGGGCGGCGGGCAGCGCGGCCGAGGGCAAGCTCATCGAGGACCACCCCCTCGACGCCCTGCGCGAGCTCGTCGACGCGTCCGGGGCCGACGAGGTCATCGTCCTCACCGACCCCCACTACGTGGAGGAGTTCTTCCACCGCGACTGGGCGTCCCGGGCCCGGCACAAGGTCGGCGTACCGGTCCTGAAGCTCTTCTCGCACAGCGAGAAGTAGGCGAGGAGCGGGCGAGCGGGGGCGGGCGCGGGCGCGACCGGTGCGTCCCCGGTGGGACGGATAGGGTGGAGACGCTCATGTCACCGTCACACCTCTCGGGAGAGAAGATGGCACCCGGCCTCCCCTCCGCCATGCCCCGACCGCACTTCATCGGCATCGGCGGCGCCGGAATGTCGGGCATCGCGAAGATCCTCGCCCAGCGCGGCGCCCGCGTCGCGGGCAGTGACGCCCGGGACTCCGCGACCGCGGCGGCCCTGCGCGAACTCGGCGCGACGGTGCACATCGGGCACGCGGCGGAGCACCTGGCGGACGATGCCAGCTGCGTCGTCGTCTCCTCGGCGATCCGCGCCGACAACCCGGAGCTGGCCCGCGCCGCGGAGCTCGGCATCCCGGTCGTGCACCGCTCGGACGCGCTCGCCGCGCTGATGGAGGGCCTGCGCCCGCTCGCCGTCGCGGGCACGCACGGCAAGACCACCACCACGTCCATGCTGGCCGTGAGCCTGTCCGCGCTCGGCCTGCACCCCTCGTACGCCATCGGCGGCGACCTGGACGCCCCGGGCTCCAACGCGGACCACGGCACCGGCGAGATCTTCGTCGCCGAGGCGGATGAAAGCGACCGCAGCTTCCACAAGTACGCGCCCGAGGTCGCCATCGTCCTGAACGTGGAGTTGGACCACCACGCCAACTACGCCTCCATGGACGAGATCTACGAGTCCTTCGAGACGTTCGCTGACAAGATCGTCCCCGGTGGCACGCTGGTCGTCGCCGCCGACCACGACGGTGCGCGGGAGCTGACCCGGCGCCTCGCCAAGCGCGGCACGGACCTGCGGATCGTCACCTACGGCGAGTCCGCCGACGCCGACGTGCGGATCACCGACGTGACCCCCCAGGGCCTCAAGAGCGAGGTCACCGTCCTCCTCGACGGCACCGAGCTGCGCTTCGCCGTGTCCGTGCCGGGGCGCCACTACGCGCACAACGCGGTCGCCGCGCTCGCCGCGGGCGTCGCCCTCGGCATCCCCGCCGCGGAGCTGGCCCCGGCCCTGGCCGCCTACACCGGCGTCAAGCGCCGCCTCCAGCTCAAGGGCGAGGCGCGCGGCGTCCAGGTCATCGACAGCTACGCGCACCACCCGACGGAGATGACCGCCGACCTGGAGGCGATGCGCGGCGCGGCGGCGGACGCCCGCCTGCTCGTCCTCTTCCAGCCGCACCTGTTCTCCCGCACCCAGGAGCTGGGCCGCGAGATGGGCGAGGCCCTGGCGCTCGCCGACGCCTCCGTCGTCCTCGACATCTACCCCGCGCGCGAGGACCCGATCCCCGGCGTGACCAGCACGCTCATCATCGAAGCCGCCCGTGCTGCGGGCGCCGACGTACGGGCCGCGCAGGACAAGGAGAGCGCGCCGGAGCTGATCGCGGGAATGGCGCGCCCCGGTGATCTCGTTCTCACCATGGGAGCGGGCGACGTCACGGACCTCGGCCCGCGGATCCTGGACCAGCTGGCCCGGTAGGGCCACCGCGTACATCGCGTACTCACGCAACACGTAAGGGGATGCGTTCCATGTCGTACGACGTCGAGAAGCCCGACGAGCAGTGGCGTGCGGAGCTGACCCCCGCGGAGTACGCCGTCCTGCGCCAGGCGGGCACCGAGCCCGCCTTCCGGGGCGAGTACACGGACACCAGGACCAAGGGTGTCTACTCCTGCCGGGCGTGCGGCGCGGAGCTGTTCACCTCCGGCGAGAAGTTCGAGTCCCACTGCGGCTGGCCGAGCTTCTTCGACCCCAAGGACAGCGACGCCGTGGAGCTGCTCTCGGACACCTCGCACGGAATGGTCCGCACGGAGGTCCGCTGCGCCCGCTGCGGCTCCCACCTCGGCCACGTCTTCGAGGGCGAGGGCTACCCGACCCCGACGGACCAGCGCTACTGCATCAACTCCATCTCACTGCGGCTGACTCCCGACGAGGGCTGACCGGCCGCCGGTAGCGTGGCGGGCATGTCGCCTGCCGGAGCCTCGCGGTCTGCCGACGTGACCTGCCCCGGGTGCGGCGCGCCCCGGACCGTCGCGGTGGACGACGCCGCCGTCGGCAGGGGCCTGCGCCGGCGCCTGGCGAGGGCGCCGCTGCCCGCCCGCGAGGCGCTGCTGCACGCCGCCGAGGGCGCGCTCCTGGTCGCCCTCACGCTCGGCTGGGCCGCCATGGGCCGGGACCAGGGCAAACCGCTCTACGTGATCGGCGCCCTCGCCCTCACGGCGGTGGTCGCCGTCGTCACGTCCGCCGTCGTCCGCGGCGACCTGCGCGGACGGCTCGCCGTACGGGTGGGGGCGGCGCGGGCCGACCCGTACTGGAAGGCGGCGCGCCACTGCCCCGGCTGCGACACGGTGTTCTGCCCCCGGGGCACCCCCTGGCGGGGCGCCCTGACCCCCGAGCAGTTCAAGAAGCTGGTGTGGACGCAAGGGGGCTACGCCGACCGGCTCGCCCCCGGCGACGGGGCGCGCGCCGCCGAGGTGCCGCCCGGGACCGTGGCCGGGCGGGGCTGAGACCTCAGGAGAACGCCACCGCGCGGCACGGGGCGGTGGACGCCCGCGACGGCGAGCCGTCAGCCGACGAGCGTCAGGCGCAGCGACTTGAGGCCGTTGATGAAGTGCGAGACAAGGCGGGCGGGCGGCGCGGCCAGGCCGATTCCGGACGTGGCGGCGAGCGACTCCTCGTACAGGACGGTCAGTTGCAGCCGGGCGAAGTGCGCGCCCAGGCAGACGTGCGGGCCGTCGCCGAACGACACGTGCGGGTTCGGCGCCCGCGTCAGGTCGAGCCGGTCGGGGTCGGCGAAGGCGCGCTCGTCGCGGTTGGCGGCGGCGTGCAGGACGACCACCTTGTCGCCGCGCCGGATCCGCCGTCCGGCCAGCTCGGTGTCGCGCGCGGCGGTGCGGCGGAAGCTCAGCACCGGCGGGTGCCAGCGCAGCAGTTCCTCCACCGCCGTGGCCATCGGGGCCCCGCCCGAGCGCAGCCGGCGCTGCTCGTCCGGGTGCTCGGCGAGCGCGAGGAGCCCGCCGGGCGCCGCGCCGCGCACGGTGTCGTTGCCCGCGACCGTGAGCAGGAAGAAGCACATCTCCAGCTCGGGCGCGGTCACTTCGGGCGTGGTGGCGAGCGTGGTGAGGACGTCGTCGCCCGGGTGCCGCCGCTTGTGCGCCGCGAGTTCGCCGGCGTACGCGAACATGTCGCGCAGCAGGGCCGGGGAGCGCGGGTTCACCGGCCGCCCGTCCGCGCCGACGACCGGGGCGCCCGCCTCGTCCGGGTCCTGGTAGCCGATGACGCGCCGCGTCCAGTCCAGGAGCAGGCCCCGGTCGGACGCGGGCACGCCGAGCAGGTCCGCGAGGTTGAGGAGCGCGTAGTCGTCGGTGACGGTCGCGACGACGTCGCAGTCGCCGTCCCCCGTACGGGCCCCGGCCACGGCGTCGGCGAGCAGCGAGCGCGCCCGCCGCCGGGCGAGGTCCTCGAACCGCGCCACCCGGCGCGGTGTGAACGCCCGGCTGACCACACGGCGGAGCCCGCCGTGGCCGGGAGGGTCCTGGTTGAGCATCATGCGGCGGATGAACGGCAGGTCGTCGGGGTCCGGGTCGCGGATCTGGGTGGCGCCCAGGTGCGAGGAGTACGCGCTCGCGTCCTTGAGCACCGCCGTCACGTCCGCGTGCCGCGACACCGCCCAGAAGCCGGGGCCCGCGGGCCAGCCGAGCACGGCCGGCTCGTCCTGCCAGGCCACCGGGTGGTGGTCGCGCAGGACGCGGTAGCGGTCGTACGGCACGGCGCGCGCGTACAGACGCGGGTCGAAGACGTCCGGGACCTCGGCCTCGATTTCGTTCTCGGCCTCGGCCTCGTTCGCGGCCCCGACGCGGGGCCGCTCGCGTGCGGCGGGCGGATCGGGGGTCACGCGCCGCCGGTCCCGGCGCCGCCCGTCTCCGCCGTGCCGTCGTCCGCCCGCAGGAAGTCCTCCACCACGCGGATCAGGTCGAGCGGCGTCTCGTCCATGGGGTAGTGGCCCGCGCCCGGCAGCTCCACCAGCTCGCCGTTGGGGAAGGCGGACAGCCAGGTCCGCCGCATGAGGTCCGCAGACAGGGCCGGGTCCAGGGCCCCGGCCACGGCGAGCGCGGGCACCGGTGAACCCGCCACGCGGTCCTCGAAGTCGTTGCCCGCCCACGAGTCGAGCCAGGCGCGGAACGCCTTGGCGTCGCTGCACGCGAAGGACCGGTCCACCATGCGGCGCAGCCACGCGGCGGGGCGCCTGCCGCCCGTCGTGACGTCGATGATCGCCCGGCGGCTGTCCGCCGCGTGCCCGGCCGACTCGAACAGCTCCCGCTGCTCCGGCGGCATCGCGACGCCCGACGCGGGCACCGGCGTGATCCCCACGATCCTGCGCACCCGCTCCGGCGCGTCGGCCAGGACGTGCTGCGCCACGCCGCCGCCCATCGAGTGCCCGACCACCGAGAACCGCTCCCAGCCGAGGTGGTCCGCGAGCGCCACGACGTCGGCGGCGGCCTCGGCCGTCGTGAACGCCCCGGGCACGTCCAGCGCCTCGCCGTAGCCGCGCAGGTCCACCACGGCGCACGCGAAGGCGCCCGTGTCCAGGTCGGCGAGGACCGGCGCGTACGCCGACCGGTCGGCGAACCAGCCGTGCACGGCGATCACTTTGTGCGGGCCTTCGCCCACCAGGTCATGAGGCAGCGTGAAGGAGGTCACGCCCGTCACGATGGCCGCGAATCCCGGGCCGCGCAAGAGCGCGGCCCGGCCCCGCGCGGGCCGTTCCCCGCGGCCCCGGCGCGGCCGGATTTCCCCCCGGTGGCGGGAAGTTGGCCGTCCGCCTGCGAGGGGCGCCCCCGGGTGGTCAGAATGTGGCATGGCCATCCGCCGCCTCAGCTACCGGTTCGACGAGGAGCCGGTCACCGGGGCCCTCCGACTGATCCCCGTCCCCGCGTCCGCGCCCTCGTCGGCCCTGTCGGTGCCCGCCGACGGGAGCGGACGCGAGGACCAGGGACAGCTCCGGGAGTGGGCCGAACTGGCCATCGGCGCCGGGCACACCCGCAGCCGCGGCCACTCGGGCGACGGACCCGGCCTCAGTTACAGCAGGCTGCCGGACGGCGGCAGCCTGCTGTGCACCACGGCCGCCGACGGCGGCGTGGCGGCCTACCACCTGACCGAGGCCGACACGACGGCCCGGTTCGCCGAGGAGTGGCCGATCACCTGGTGGGAAGCGGGGGCGGACCGCTTACCCGCGCTGTCGCCGCGGGACGCGCCCGTCGCCGTCGGCCCCGGCGAGGCCGCCGTCCGCCACGCCGGTCTCGTCGCCTTCGCCCGCGCCCACGAACCTCGCGTCGCCCCCTTCCTCGCCGACGTGCGCCGCCTCTTCGACGACCCGGCGGGGCGGCAGCTCGTCGTCGCCGAGGAGAGACCCGACGCCGTCGCCCGCTGGATCGCGCTCGCCTGCGCCTCGCTGCCCGCCGCGTACGTGCCGGCCCTGACCTTCACCACCGGCGCCGCGGAGCCGGGGCGCGCCCCGCAGCACATCGTCGGCATCGGGCCCGACGCCGACTTCGACCGCGACGACCCCACCGTCCTGGACCACCTCTACCGCGTCCACGACGGCCTCGGCGGGCCCGGCAGCCCGCCCCGCGCCGACACCT is a window from the Streptomyces spectabilis genome containing:
- the msrB gene encoding peptide-methionine (R)-S-oxide reductase MsrB codes for the protein MSYDVEKPDEQWRAELTPAEYAVLRQAGTEPAFRGEYTDTRTKGVYSCRACGAELFTSGEKFESHCGWPSFFDPKDSDAVELLSDTSHGMVRTEVRCARCGSHLGHVFEGEGYPTPTDQRYCINSISLRLTPDEG
- a CDS encoding indole-3-glycerol phosphate synthase, producing the protein MFTSVLMIEKALTSADVEFVTTLHGDEPVTFHVLLQPRGDQADRLLRAIDDVALGELDEAVREGSVPEGDEAVGPGEQALQVSLTALRAAGSAAEGKLIEDHPLDALRELVDASGADEVIVLTDPHYVEEFFHRDWASRARHKVGVPVLKLFSHSEK
- a CDS encoding alpha/beta fold hydrolase, whose amino-acid sequence is MTSFTLPHDLVGEGPHKVIAVHGWFADRSAYAPVLADLDTGAFACAVVDLRGYGEALDVPGAFTTAEAAADVVALADHLGWERFSVVGHSMGGGVAQHVLADAPERVRRIVGITPVPASGVAMPPEQRELFESAGHAADSRRAIIDVTTGGRRPAAWLRRMVDRSFACSDAKAFRAWLDSWAGNDFEDRVAGSPVPALAVAGALDPALSADLMRRTWLSAFPNGELVELPGAGHYPMDETPLDLIRVVEDFLRADDGTAETGGAGTGGA
- the murC gene encoding UDP-N-acetylmuramate--L-alanine ligase gives rise to the protein MAPGLPSAMPRPHFIGIGGAGMSGIAKILAQRGARVAGSDARDSATAAALRELGATVHIGHAAEHLADDASCVVVSSAIRADNPELARAAELGIPVVHRSDALAALMEGLRPLAVAGTHGKTTTTSMLAVSLSALGLHPSYAIGGDLDAPGSNADHGTGEIFVAEADESDRSFHKYAPEVAIVLNVELDHHANYASMDEIYESFETFADKIVPGGTLVVAADHDGARELTRRLAKRGTDLRIVTYGESADADVRITDVTPQGLKSEVTVLLDGTELRFAVSVPGRHYAHNAVAALAAGVALGIPAAELAPALAAYTGVKRRLQLKGEARGVQVIDSYAHHPTEMTADLEAMRGAAADARLLVLFQPHLFSRTQELGREMGEALALADASVVLDIYPAREDPIPGVTSTLIIEAARAAGADVRAAQDKESAPELIAGMARPGDLVLTMGAGDVTDLGPRILDQLAR
- a CDS encoding cytochrome P450 encodes the protein MEAEVPDVFDPRLYARAVPYDRYRVLRDHHPVAWQDEPAVLGWPAGPGFWAVSRHADVTAVLKDASAYSSHLGATQIRDPDPDDLPFIRRMMLNQDPPGHGGLRRVVSRAFTPRRVARFEDLARRRARSLLADAVAGARTGDGDCDVVATVTDDYALLNLADLLGVPASDRGLLLDWTRRVIGYQDPDEAGAPVVGADGRPVNPRSPALLRDMFAYAGELAAHKRRHPGDDVLTTLATTPEVTAPELEMCFFLLTVAGNDTVRGAAPGGLLALAEHPDEQRRLRSGGAPMATAVEELLRWHPPVLSFRRTAARDTELAGRRIRRGDKVVVLHAAANRDERAFADPDRLDLTRAPNPHVSFGDGPHVCLGAHFARLQLTVLYEESLAATSGIGLAAPPARLVSHFINGLKSLRLTLVG